A portion of the Streptomyces coeruleoprunus genome contains these proteins:
- a CDS encoding ABC transporter substrate-binding protein translates to MRASNQWDRRSVLRAAGGIAALGALAACGSNNGRSGGSGSGKELTQYFHAYGEPGTQEALKRYAKGFGKADVRTQWITGDNFENKLFSALLSSDAPDVFEFHPQVHMVRAGQILPLDDIIEPVKADFNAADIASHTVDGKVWGVRMIDDPQFFFYRKSLLEKAGIAPPQTLDELIEAAAKLTTDKVKGVFLGNKLHAIVRPLIWASGADTLDEKNRIAYHTDQVAANLGKLRTLFTSGHQLLDAPSDFWDPSALVQGLTAIQWCGMWAMPAMQQALGDDLGVFPFPSAAPGAEPAVYNGGWSMFVSSKAKDKDLAKEYVKWLWIDQKQHQEDWALSYGFHIPPRTSIANSAEKLKSGLPAEGVRLFNEFGHFDNPMWTQAMIVAHEDVMADCVRSDMAPEAALDKADKKVEDELRKLS, encoded by the coding sequence CGGCCGTTCGGGCGGGAGCGGTTCGGGGAAGGAGCTGACGCAGTACTTCCACGCGTACGGCGAACCCGGCACGCAGGAGGCCCTCAAGCGCTACGCGAAGGGCTTCGGCAAGGCGGACGTCAGAACGCAGTGGATCACCGGCGACAACTTCGAGAACAAGCTGTTCTCCGCGCTGCTCTCCTCCGACGCCCCGGACGTCTTCGAGTTCCACCCGCAGGTCCACATGGTGAGGGCCGGCCAGATCCTCCCACTCGACGACATCATCGAGCCGGTGAAGGCCGACTTCAACGCCGCCGACATCGCCTCGCACACCGTGGACGGCAAGGTCTGGGGCGTGCGGATGATCGACGACCCGCAGTTCTTCTTCTACCGCAAGTCCCTGCTGGAGAAGGCCGGCATCGCCCCGCCGCAGACCCTCGACGAGCTGATCGAGGCCGCGGCCAAGCTCACCACCGACAAGGTCAAGGGCGTCTTCCTCGGCAACAAGCTGCACGCGATCGTCCGGCCCCTGATCTGGGCGTCCGGCGCGGACACGCTGGACGAGAAGAACCGCATCGCGTACCACACCGACCAAGTCGCCGCGAACCTCGGCAAGTTGCGCACGCTGTTCACCAGCGGCCACCAGCTCCTCGACGCGCCCTCCGACTTCTGGGACCCGTCCGCGCTCGTCCAGGGCCTCACGGCGATCCAGTGGTGCGGCATGTGGGCCATGCCCGCGATGCAGCAGGCGCTCGGCGACGACCTGGGAGTCTTCCCGTTCCCGTCGGCGGCGCCCGGCGCCGAGCCGGCCGTCTACAACGGCGGCTGGTCGATGTTCGTCAGCTCCAAGGCCAAGGACAAGGACCTGGCCAAGGAGTACGTCAAGTGGCTGTGGATCGACCAGAAGCAGCACCAGGAGGACTGGGCGCTCAGCTACGGCTTCCACATACCCCCGCGCACATCGATCGCGAACTCGGCGGAGAAGCTGAAGAGCGGGCTGCCCGCCGAGGGCGTGCGGCTGTTCAACGAGTTCGGCCACTTCGACAACCCCATGTGGACCCAGGCGATGATCGTCGCCCATGAGGACGTCATGGCCGACTGCGTGCGCAGCGACATGGCTCCCGAGGCGGCGCTCGACAAGGCCGACAAGAAGGTCGAGGACGAGCTGCGGAAGCTGTCGTGA
- a CDS encoding sugar ABC transporter permease: MFTGPFLAGLIVFVYIPIGWSAWLSFFEARSTVTPTEFVGFANYVDMLTDGDFMTSLGTFTVFAAIVVPVTWAVSLGLALLVHRLRFMKAFFRSVFFLPTAVSFVAASLIWKMSIFSGVRFGLANTVLNLFGVDSVAWLASPDPPWYWLVIVTVRLWLQSGFYMILFLAALQNIPAELYEAAAIDGAKRGWQTFRYITLPQLRATSTAVILLLLIAAYQAFDEFYNLLAKTTWGRPPLVELYQTALGENQDYGRGSAGALILTALICAVTLLQGRLLGFGRGEGER, translated from the coding sequence ATGTTCACGGGGCCCTTCCTGGCCGGCCTGATCGTCTTCGTCTACATCCCGATCGGGTGGAGCGCGTGGCTCAGCTTCTTCGAGGCGCGCTCCACCGTCACCCCCACCGAGTTCGTCGGGTTCGCGAACTACGTGGACATGCTGACCGACGGCGACTTCATGACGAGCCTCGGCACCTTCACCGTCTTCGCGGCGATCGTCGTCCCGGTCACCTGGGCGGTGTCGCTGGGCCTGGCGCTGCTGGTGCACCGGCTCCGCTTCATGAAGGCGTTCTTCCGGTCGGTGTTCTTCCTGCCGACGGCGGTCAGCTTCGTCGCGGCGAGCCTCATCTGGAAGATGTCGATCTTCAGCGGGGTGCGGTTCGGCCTGGCCAACACCGTGCTGAACCTCTTCGGCGTCGACAGCGTCGCCTGGCTCGCCTCGCCGGACCCGCCGTGGTACTGGCTGGTGATCGTCACCGTACGGCTGTGGCTCCAGTCCGGGTTCTACATGATCCTGTTCCTGGCGGCGCTCCAGAACATCCCCGCCGAGCTGTACGAGGCGGCGGCCATCGACGGCGCCAAGCGGGGTTGGCAGACGTTCCGGTACATCACGCTGCCCCAGCTGCGGGCCACGTCCACGGCCGTGATCCTGCTGCTGCTCATCGCCGCGTACCAGGCGTTCGACGAGTTCTACAACCTGCTGGCGAAGACCACCTGGGGCCGGCCACCGCTCGTGGAGCTGTACCAGACCGCGCTCGGTGAGAACCAGGACTACGGGCGGGGCAGTGCGGGCGCGCTGATCCTGACCGCTCTCATCTGCGCCGTGACGCTGCTCCAGGGCAGGCTGCTCGGCTTCGGCCGCGGGGAGGGGGAGCGATGA
- a CDS encoding carbohydrate ABC transporter permease, translating into MTAPNGRRRGVAGNAGLYTAAGVCAVLFLIPFYLIVRNALATDAEITGEEWRFFPAEIQWGNITELFTDPTVPFGRSLVNSAVIGVLHTLGTLLVCSLAGYGLARIPYKHANKVFSLVLLTLMVPAAVTFVPSFVLVSSLGWVSSLRGLIIPGLFSGFTCFLFRQYFLGFPKELEEAARVDGLGYFGAYWRVVVPNSLNFFAAIAVITFVSGWNAFLWPLVIGQDQEAWTVQVALSSYMTNQTVNFHLIFMATAISILPLVLVFVFLQRWLVQGVAQTGIKG; encoded by the coding sequence ATGACCGCACCGAACGGACGGAGGAGGGGCGTTGCCGGGAACGCCGGGCTGTACACCGCCGCCGGCGTCTGCGCCGTGCTGTTCCTGATCCCCTTCTACCTGATCGTCCGCAACGCCCTGGCCACGGATGCGGAGATCACCGGCGAGGAGTGGCGGTTCTTCCCCGCCGAGATCCAGTGGGGCAACATCACCGAGCTGTTCACCGACCCGACCGTGCCGTTCGGCCGGTCCCTGGTGAACTCCGCCGTCATCGGCGTGCTGCACACCCTGGGCACCCTGCTGGTGTGCTCGCTCGCCGGGTACGGGCTCGCCCGCATCCCGTACAAGCACGCCAACAAGGTGTTCTCGCTGGTGCTGCTGACGCTGATGGTCCCGGCGGCCGTCACGTTCGTCCCGAGCTTCGTCCTCGTGTCGTCGCTCGGCTGGGTGTCGTCCCTGCGCGGACTGATCATCCCGGGCCTGTTCAGCGGCTTCACGTGCTTCCTCTTCCGCCAGTACTTCCTCGGCTTCCCGAAGGAGCTGGAGGAGGCGGCGCGCGTGGACGGGCTCGGCTACTTCGGCGCGTACTGGCGCGTCGTCGTGCCGAACTCGCTGAACTTCTTCGCCGCGATCGCGGTGATCACGTTCGTCAGCGGCTGGAACGCCTTCCTGTGGCCGCTGGTCATCGGCCAGGACCAGGAGGCGTGGACCGTCCAGGTCGCCCTGTCCTCGTACATGACCAATCAGACCGTCAACTTCCATCTGATCTTCATGGCCACCGCCATTTCCATCCTGCCCCTGGTCCTGGTCTTCGTCTTCCTCCAGCGCTGGCTGGTGCAGGGCGTCGCGCAGACCGGCATCAAGGGCTGA